In Dermacentor albipictus isolate Rhodes 1998 colony chromosome 6, USDA_Dalb.pri_finalv2, whole genome shotgun sequence, the following proteins share a genomic window:
- the LOC139060886 gene encoding uncharacterized protein, protein MFFQGAVGAVLCFGPVAGSLWLAFFVWSLVTRPCKGSTRASSRPARRYGTRTVSRALPALPSTSVEVIRSQQICANSEGMSTTEGGGTVAGLASQGTAAGGHESIMPYSEQIVARLTKRGLDFDRACQYDELSADCWLCHDLDRWSKVLHPVSFELFETEPAKLAIRSTWTRWRKLGEDELYDAAYVFSWLPKAHPCVQRIMIESPGEFIDGSHYPFQRANLKGQRMTSFYEQASVLALALSRSVNVQHLKLRGVYQTRVYDKELSEGLAGLGHLKSLELCHFPINASMSISLADLLRRNASHLTAVSFSANDMSQESVECLLRALQCCRFLGELSVVANDISRESVNSIATLLRVAKSLTKLTLDRSLEHSVNLSTLAEALKANTSLLELHIGDCFTCFAPLFEAIIANETLKHLVLNDCNINGSNAESLATALRSNVGLRTVELKHARVDADSMVTLAHGLETNSALELLDLRDNTATVRAINTFCRMLRNNKTLKCVQFSKVQATELERSTLSVEMAQAEGYSRIQMPWAELDLPLLSAVVALCSESLTELHLSVAYELNEISICALLQNLATNEYVRTVTVDLEGRKQVAVALCCVLALNQTIQNLKIRNFSYSARGLLGMVAKALATNNTVSQVCLESCNVSLRSLKSIAFMLTKNTAITNLNLYTGGSMRTKRLAIISRALVENQSIVDLTLTTVPNRNHVSSRMFTSIRRNTSLLNMAVRFITHQRLDRQAAVAFEALSEKASLVPHVMKVTEQTEAEAKKAVLSAKRYIQSNYFQLAGIVRESVVCHLGMGREIHTLNYECLYAIAQYLKLSDVSVDCSNPNRQP, encoded by the exons ATGTTCTTTCAAGGTGCGGTGGGGGCGGTGCTATGCTTTGGCCCTGTGGCTGGCTCACTATGGCTGGCTTTCTTTGTTTGGTCGCTTGTGACGCGACCGTGCAAAGGATCGACACGGGCGTCAAGCCGCCCGGCAAGACGCTACGGCACGCGGACTGTCAGCCGGGCCCTGCCAGCGCTGCCGTCGACGAGTGTGGAAGTCATTCGATCGCAGCAGATCTGTGCCAACAGTGAGGGAATGTCCACGACCGAAGGAGGTGGGACAGTCGCGGGCCTCGCGTCGCAAGGCACAGCCGCTGGCGGTCACGAGAGCATCATGCCTTACTCCGAACAGATCGTGGCCCGCCTAACAAAACGCGGTCTGGACTTCGACCGCGCCTGTCAGTATGACGAATTAAGCGCCGATTGCTGGCTGTGCCACGACCTCGACCGATGGAGCAAGGTCTTGCATCCAGTGAGCTTCGAACTTTTCGAAACCGAGCCGGCCAAGCTGGCCATCCGGTCCACATGGACACGTTGGCGTAAGCTCGGCGAGGACGAACTTTACGACGCCGCTTACGTCTTCTCCTGGCTGCCGAAGGCGCATCCGTGCGTTCAGCGCATCATGATAGAAAGCCCGGGGGAGTTCATCGATGGATCACACTACCCCTTCCAGAGGGCCAATCTCAAAGGCCAGAGGATGACGTCCTTCTACGAACAAGCCTCCGTCCTCGCGTTGGCTCTAAGCCGGAGCGTCAACGTCCAGCACCTGAAGCTTCGCGGTGTCTACCAAACGCGCGTCTACGATAAAGAGCTTTCCGAAGGGTTGGCTGGCCTTGGGCATCTCAAGAGCTTAGAATTATGCCATTTCCCCATCAATGCATCAATGTCGATATCCCTAGCGGATTTGCTAAGACGAAACGCGAGCCATCTCACTGCGGTTTCGTTCTCCGCTAATGACATGTCGCAGGAGTCCGTCGAGTGCCTCTTGCGAGCGCTGCAGTGCTGTCGCTTCCTCGGCGAGCTGTCTGTCGTCGCGAACGATATTTCACGGGAAAGCGTGAACTCTATCGCGACGCTACTGCGCGTCGCCAAGTCCTTGACCAAACTGACGCTCGACCGGAGTCTGGAACACAGCGTCAACCTCTCCACCTTAGCAGAGGCACTCAAGGCCAACACGTCCCTACTGGAGCTTCACATTGGTGATTGCTTCACGTGCTTCGCGCCCCTTTTTGAAGCGATAATCGCGAACGAGACCCTGAAGCACTTAGTCCTGAACGATTGCAACATCAACGGCAGTAATGCCGAGTCACTCGCGACAGCACTGCGTAGCAACGTAGGGCTGAGAACGGTGGAATTGAAGCACGCTCGTGTCGATGCCGACTCAATGGTGACACTGGCTCATGGGCTGGAAACGAACTCTGCACTCGAGTTGCTGGATCTGAGGGATAACACCGCTACTGTACGTGCCATCAACACGTTCTGCAGAATGCTGCGAAATAACAAGACGCTAAAGTGTGTGCAGTTTTCTAAAGTTCAAGCTACAGAACTGGAAAG GTCAACTCTCTCCGTTGAGATGGCCCAAGCCGAAGGCTACAGCCGTATCCAGATGCCTTGGGCCGAGCTCGATCTTCCTCTGCTGTCTGCAGTCGTGGCACTTTGTTCAGAGTCGCTCACAGAACTCCACCTAAGCGTTGCCTACGAACTCAACGAAATCAGCATTTGTGCACTGCTTCAAAATCTCGCCACAAATGAATATGTGCGAACTGTAACAGTCGATTTAGAAGGTCGCAAACAAGTCGCTGTTGCGTTGTGCTGTGTGCTCGCCTTGAACCAAACTATCCAGAATCTTAAAATTAGGAATTTTTCCTATTCAGCTCGTGGGCTGCTTGGCATGGTCGCCAAAGCGCTCGCGACAAATAACACTGTGAGTCAAGTATGTTTGGAAAGCTGTAACGTATCCTTAAGGTCGCTCAAGTCGATTGCTTTTATGCTGACAAAGAACACCGCAATCACCAACCTGAACTTGTACACTGGGGGCTCCATGCGCACCAAACGCCTTGCCATTATTTCACGTGCTCTGGTGGAAAACCAGTCTATCGTGGATTTGACACTGACCACCGTGCCAAATAGAAACCATGTGTCTTCCCGTATGTTCACCTCCATTCGACGAAACACCAGTCTTCTGAACATGGCTGTGAGATTTATCACACACCAGAGGCTAGATAGGCAGGCTGCCGTGGCATTCGAAGCCCTCAGTGAAAAGGCGTCGCTTGTTCCACACGTAATGAAAGTGACCGAACAGACTGAGGCCGAGGCAAAAAAGGCTGTGCTGTCGGCAAAGCGTTACATTCAGTCAAACTACTTTCAACTAGCGGGCATTGTAAGAGAAAGTGTTGTTTGCCACCTTGGCATGGGACGAGAGATTCACACCTTGAATTACGAGTGCCTCTATGCCATAGCACAATATCTCAAGCTGTCAGATGTCTCTGTAGATTGCAGCAACCCTAATAGACAGCCGTAA
- the LOC139046804 gene encoding uncharacterized protein — translation MTSVVRDYAATLSERDRQRYEIKTKAIGMDPFTMRASDCIKDIGLWPCVDSSDIYEFLVLRTSFTTRKQLKSRKALEAHNFVTSGWVHEPSVKVVSADTIIIITKVNHSQSLNQAPLTVWVLAKSDGDINAAHCTCMAGNGEACAHVAAVLFFLEYGVRGRQERSCTDIANAWLPAHVRKVEVRPVAAMDFASSARKKRRLDCEGTSVCAASVTARTKAAAPTKEEWNSFFGHLLNSGHRPVVVSTDPTYSDMYVPAARACNGADLRRLYDRSAQSLSYDQLARRCSVVYHGDPLNQ, via the exons ATGACTTCAGTTGTTAGAGACTATGCAGCAACGTTATCTGAACGTGACAGACAACGTTACGAGATCAAGACAAAAGCGATTGGCATGGACCCTTTTACGATGCGTGCAAGCGACTGCATCAAAGACATTGGCTTGTGGCCGTGCGTGGATAGCTCAGACATCTACGAATTCTTGGTTCTGAGGACCAGCTTCACGACGCGTAAGCAGTTGAAGTCGCGGAAGGCGCTGGAGGCCCACAATTTTGTGACGAGCGGCTGGGTGCACGAGCCGTCTGTGAAGGTGGTGTCTGCCGATACCATAATCATCATAACAAAG GTAAACCACTCGCAGAGCCTCAACCAGGCTCCGCTAACAGTGTGGGTGTTGGCCAAGAGCGACGGCGACATAAACGCTGCGCACTGCACTTGCATGGCAGGGAACGGCGAGGCCTGCGCTCATGTTGCCgccgttctttttttcctcgagtACGGTGTGCGTGGACGGCAAGAACGGTCTTGCACTGACATCGCAAATGCCTGGCTTCCAGCCCACGTACGAAAAGTGGAAGTGCGGCCCGTTGCTGCCATGGATTTCGCGTCGAGTGCGCGGAAGAAACGTCGGCTCGATTGTGAAGGAACTTCAGTTTGTGCAGCCAGTGTGACCGCGCGTACTAAGGCCGCTGCTCCAACGAAAGAAGAGTGGAACAGCTTCTTTGGCCATCTTTTAAACTCCGGACATCGGCCAGTCGTGGTGAGCACGGACCCCACGTACAGCGACATGTATGTGCCTGCGGCAAGAGCCTGCAATGGTGCAGACTTGCGTCGACTGTACGACCGCAGTGCACAGAGCTTGTCTTATGACCAGCTGGCACGACGCTGCAGTGTTGTTTACCATGGTGACCCGCTAAACCAATAA
- the LOC139060888 gene encoding NLR family CARD domain-containing protein 3-like isoform X2 has product MSATEGGGTVAGLASKGTAAGGHESIMPYSEQIVSRLTKRGLDFDRACEYDECHTDCWLCHDLDRWSKVLHPVSFELVETEPARVAIRSTRTRRGQLGDDELYDAAYVFCWLPKAHRCVLRIMMQDPRSLLFAPASTLALALGRSVNVQHLQLRGADKTPYCEEELSEGLAGLGNLKSLELYHFPINASVSRSVANLLRRNASHLTAVSISDNDMSQESVECLLRALQCCRFLGELSVVANDISRESVNSIATLLRVAKSLTKLTLDQSLENNVNLFTLAEALKANTSLLELHVGQCDTRFESLFEALIANKTLRHLDLNGCNINGSNAESLATALRSNVGLRKVELKHARVDADSMVTLAHGLETNCALELMDLRDNTATVNSLL; this is encoded by the exons ATGTCCGCGACCGAAGGAGGTGGGACAGTCGCGGGCCTTGCGTCGAAAGGCACAGCCGCTGGCGGTCACGAGAGCATCATGCCTTACTCCGAACAGATCGTGTCTCGCCTAACAAAGCGAGGGCTGGACTTCGACCGCGCTTGTGAGTATGACGAATGCCACACCGATTGCTGGCTTTGCCACGACCTCGACCGATGGAGCAAGGTCTTGCACCCGGTGAGCTTCGAACTTGTCGAAACCGAGCCGGCCAGGGTGGCCATCCGGTCGACGCGGACACGTCGGGGTCAGCTCGGCGACGACGAACTTTACGACGCCGCTTACGTCTTCTGCTGGCTGCCGAAGGCGCATCGGTGCGTTCTGCGCATCATGATGCAAGACCCGAGGTCGTTATTGTTTGCACCGGCCTCCACCCTCGCGTTGGCGCTAGGCCGGAGCGTCAACGTCCAGCATCTGCAACTCCGCGGTGCCGACAAAACACCCTACTGCGAAGAAGAGCTTTCCGAAGGCCTGGCTGGCCTAGGAAATCTCAAGAGCTTAGAATTGTACCATTTCCCTATCAATGCATCAGTGTCGAGATCCGTAGCAAATTTGCTAAGAAGAAACGCGAGCCACCTCACTGCTGTTTCCATCTCTGATAATGACATGTCGCAGGAGTCCGTCGAGTGCCTCTTGCGAGCGCTGCAGTGCTGTCGCTTCCTCGGCGAGCTGTCTGTCGTCGCGAACGATATTTCACGGGAAAGCGTGAACTCTATCGCAACGCTACTGCGCGTCGCGAAGTCCTTGACCAAATTGACGCTCGACCAGAGTCTGGAAAACAACGTCAACCTCTTCACCTTAGCAGAGGCACTCAAGGCCAATACGTCCCTGCTAGAGCTTCACGTTGGCCAGTGTGACACGCGCTTCGAGTCCCTTTTTGAAGCGCTAATCGCAAACAAGACCCTGAGGCACTTGGACCTGAACGGTTGCAACATCAACGGCAGTAATGCAGAGTCACTCGCGACAGCACTGCGTAGCAACGTAGGGCTGAGAAAGGTGGAATTGAAGCACGCTCGTGTCGATGCCGACTCAATGGTGACACTGGCTCATGGGCTGGAAACGAACTGCGCTCTCGAATTGATGGATCTGAGGGATAACACTGCTACT GTCAACTCTCTCCTTTGA